A genomic stretch from Myxocyprinus asiaticus isolate MX2 ecotype Aquarium Trade chromosome 24, UBuf_Myxa_2, whole genome shotgun sequence includes:
- the LOC127415309 gene encoding leiomodin-1-like — protein sequence MSGKHDFSHLEWQGSDDSDTDVLLATLSPEEVEELERELLYIDPDPNVPVGLRQRNQTEKVPSRGYNREAMLDYCERETKRLIQRELSTEI from the exons ATGTCCGGGAAACATGACTTCTCGCACTTGGAGTGGCAGGGGAGCGATGACTCGGACACGGACGTGCTGCTCGCGACGCTCTCAccggaggaggtggaggagctcgAGCGAGAGCTCCTGTACATCGATCCGGATCCGAATGTACCGGTGGGACTCCGTCAGCGGAACCAGACAGAAAAAGTCCCGTCTCGAGGATACAACAGAGAGGCCATGCTCGACTACTGCGAGCGGGAGACGAAAAGACTGATTCAGAGAGAGCTGAGCACAGAG ATCTGA